Proteins encoded in a region of the Geoanaerobacter pelophilus genome:
- the thiL gene encoding thiamine-phosphate kinase, which yields MNIASLGEFGLIGRIAERVSTKDGVRCGIGDDAAALEPAAGSVQLVTSDMLLEGVHFDLAYTPPELLGRKSLAVNLSDMAAMGGKARWFLLSLGLPAATDVTFLDRFVSGMLEMAGLYGVALVGGDTCASKSGLVISITLIGEQLPNRVVYRSGAKPGDLICVTGTLGDSALGLAELRQGKRDGVAVARHLDPVPRCSEGLMLAEAGIPSAMIDLSDGLLADLGHILEGSGAGARFEISKIPCSPHFSEHAAKLGADPLPLALSGGEDYELLFTAAPECWPDIEKLFAGAPSQVTVIGEITAAGGIQAVLPSGERYLPDSEGFRHF from the coding sequence TTGAATATCGCTTCATTGGGTGAGTTCGGCCTGATAGGCAGGATCGCGGAGCGAGTATCGACAAAGGATGGGGTGCGTTGCGGCATCGGTGATGATGCCGCAGCCTTGGAGCCAGCGGCCGGTTCGGTGCAATTGGTGACATCCGATATGCTGCTGGAAGGGGTCCATTTCGACCTCGCCTACACCCCCCCGGAACTCCTTGGCCGGAAATCCCTGGCAGTGAACCTCTCCGACATGGCTGCCATGGGGGGCAAAGCCCGCTGGTTCCTGTTATCGCTGGGGCTCCCGGCAGCAACGGATGTTACTTTCCTTGACCGGTTTGTCAGTGGCATGCTGGAAATGGCAGGACTTTACGGAGTTGCCCTGGTCGGTGGCGATACCTGCGCTTCGAAGTCAGGGCTGGTCATCAGCATAACCCTGATTGGCGAACAGTTACCGAACAGGGTTGTCTATCGTAGCGGCGCAAAGCCAGGAGATCTCATCTGCGTAACCGGCACTCTGGGCGATTCCGCTCTCGGCCTCGCTGAACTAAGGCAGGGGAAGCGTGACGGTGTCGCTGTGGCCCGCCATCTCGACCCGGTGCCGCGCTGCTCCGAAGGGCTCATGCTGGCCGAGGCCGGTATTCCGTCAGCAATGATCGACCTGAGCGACGGCCTGTTGGCGGACCTGGGCCATATTCTCGAAGGTTCGGGTGCCGGGGCGCGGTTCGAGATCAGCAAGATTCCTTGCTCTCCCCACTTCAGCGAGCATGCTGCCAAGCTGGGCGCTGATCCGCTTCCTCTGGCCCTTTCCGGCGGCGAAGATTACGAGCTGCTGTTTACTGCTGCTCCAGAGTGCTGGCCTGATATCGAAAAACTGTTTGCCGGCGCGCCATCCCAGGTGACCGTCATCGGTGAGATTACGGCAGCCGGCGGAATTCAGGCGGTTCTTCCCTCCGGGGAGCGGTACCTGCCTGATTCTGAAGGGTTCCGACATTTTTGA
- a CDS encoding Hsp20/alpha crystallin family protein has product MSVIPKDPVDWLTLFRQQVEVIFNYLSSAERLGGKDEHEYLPLVDIFDTADNYVVEFELPGFDRKDLRLSVCCNTLLLEGVKRREGRKGCRFIRVERHFGHFSRMIEIPPSVDIQGVKARYDKGTLSVTFPRLHGNQEVIRDVPIE; this is encoded by the coding sequence ATGTCAGTGATTCCCAAGGACCCGGTGGATTGGCTTACGTTGTTCCGGCAGCAGGTTGAAGTAATTTTCAATTACCTTTCCAGTGCCGAGCGGTTGGGTGGCAAGGATGAGCATGAGTATCTGCCGCTGGTTGACATTTTTGACACCGCCGACAACTACGTGGTTGAGTTTGAGCTGCCTGGGTTCGACCGGAAAGACCTCAGGCTGTCGGTCTGTTGCAATACTCTGCTGCTCGAAGGGGTAAAGCGCCGCGAAGGGCGCAAAGGGTGCCGTTTTATAAGAGTTGAACGCCATTTCGGCCATTTCTCGCGGATGATCGAGATTCCGCCGTCCGTTGATATCCAAGGGGTCAAGGCCCGCTATGACAAAGGTACGCTTTCGGTCACCTTCCCCAGGTTGCATGGCAACCAGGAAGTCATTCGGGACGTGCCGATCGAGTAA
- the lon gene encoding endopeptidase La has product MDNNKQPESEELKIPEILPLLPVRDVVVYPYMILPLFVGREISIAAVDQALSGDRLIFLSTQKDVGDEDPEPEAIYDVGTVAMIMRMLKLPDGRVKILVQGLTKGRITEYISSRPYYSVRVERIVEPVDAETSLETEALIRTVKEQLTKIVALGKVISPEVMVIVENMQDPGSLADLVASNIGLKVEEAQKLLEIFDPIERLKKVNELLNKENELLDMQARIQSAAKEEMGKSQREYYLREQLRAIQSELGESDARAEEIAEIRKAIETAKMPPVIEKEALKQLGRLEQMHPDAAESGMLRTFLDWMVELPWSKSSKDSLDIKKAKKILDEDHYYLDKIKERILEFLAVRKLKKKMKGPILCFVGPPGVGKTSLGKSIARSMGRKFVRISLGGVRDEAEIRGHRRTYVGALPGRILQGLKQAGSNNPVFMLDELDKLGSDFRGDPSSALLEVLDPEQNFMFSDHYINLPFNLSNVMFIATANQIDTIPGPLRDRMEVISLAGYTEEEKLQISKRYLVPRQTQENGISDKFISFTDEAIKAVIAKYTRESGLRNLEREIGTICRKVARKVAEGEKRHFTINAAAVAKYLGPPKYLREEEMEKNEIGLVTGLAWTPVGGEVLYVEATIMQGKGGLTLTGQLGDVMKESVQAALSWIRAKEKELGLAEDFFHTTEIHVHVPAGAIPKDGPSAGITMATALVSSLTKIPVRKDVAMTGEITLRGKVLPIGGLKEKILAAVRAGVTTIVIPEQNMKDLEDVPKNILKKVTIVPAKVIDDVLKVALETWPPPTPKPAKVPAPAGKPVRRAPRAVPRGTA; this is encoded by the coding sequence ATGGATAACAACAAGCAGCCGGAAAGCGAAGAGCTTAAGATCCCGGAAATACTACCGCTGCTTCCAGTCAGGGATGTGGTGGTCTATCCCTATATGATCCTGCCGCTATTCGTAGGGCGTGAGATCTCTATTGCCGCTGTCGATCAGGCCCTTTCCGGGGACCGCCTGATTTTCCTCTCGACCCAGAAGGATGTCGGCGATGAGGATCCGGAGCCGGAAGCGATTTACGATGTCGGGACCGTGGCGATGATCATGAGGATGCTCAAGCTTCCGGACGGTAGGGTGAAGATCCTGGTCCAGGGGCTTACTAAGGGGCGGATTACCGAGTATATTTCGTCCCGGCCGTACTACTCGGTCAGGGTTGAGCGGATCGTCGAACCGGTGGATGCCGAGACCTCTCTGGAAACCGAGGCGCTGATCCGGACCGTTAAGGAACAGCTGACAAAGATCGTCGCCCTCGGCAAGGTTATCTCGCCGGAGGTTATGGTCATTGTCGAAAACATGCAGGATCCGGGTAGCCTGGCCGACTTAGTGGCAAGCAACATCGGGCTGAAGGTCGAGGAGGCCCAGAAGCTGCTGGAGATCTTCGACCCCATCGAGCGGCTGAAAAAGGTCAACGAACTCCTGAACAAGGAGAATGAACTGCTTGATATGCAGGCCCGCATCCAGTCGGCAGCCAAAGAGGAGATGGGGAAAAGCCAGCGCGAATATTACCTGCGGGAACAGTTGCGGGCCATCCAATCGGAGCTGGGGGAAAGTGATGCCCGCGCCGAAGAGATCGCCGAGATTCGCAAGGCGATCGAGACTGCCAAGATGCCGCCGGTCATAGAAAAAGAGGCGCTCAAGCAGCTCGGGCGCCTGGAACAGATGCACCCTGACGCTGCGGAATCCGGGATGCTGCGCACTTTCCTCGACTGGATGGTTGAGTTGCCTTGGTCTAAGTCGTCAAAGGACTCGCTTGACATCAAGAAGGCCAAGAAGATCCTCGATGAAGACCATTACTACCTGGACAAGATCAAGGAGCGGATCCTTGAGTTTCTGGCGGTGCGCAAACTGAAGAAGAAGATGAAGGGGCCGATCCTCTGTTTTGTCGGTCCTCCGGGGGTTGGCAAGACATCACTCGGCAAGTCGATTGCCCGTTCCATGGGGCGCAAGTTTGTCCGGATCTCCCTGGGCGGGGTACGGGACGAGGCCGAGATCCGCGGCCACCGCCGGACTTATGTCGGCGCGCTTCCCGGCAGGATTCTCCAGGGGTTGAAACAGGCAGGTTCCAACAATCCGGTGTTCATGCTGGACGAGCTGGACAAGCTCGGCTCGGATTTCCGCGGCGATCCATCTTCGGCGCTGCTTGAGGTGCTTGATCCCGAGCAGAACTTCATGTTTTCGGACCATTACATCAATCTGCCGTTCAATCTTTCGAACGTCATGTTCATTGCTACTGCCAACCAGATCGATACCATTCCGGGGCCGCTGCGCGACAGGATGGAGGTTATCTCCCTGGCCGGTTATACCGAGGAGGAGAAGCTGCAGATCTCCAAGCGGTATCTCGTGCCGCGCCAGACCCAGGAAAACGGCATTTCTGACAAATTTATCTCTTTCACTGATGAGGCGATCAAGGCGGTCATTGCCAAATATACCCGCGAATCGGGCTTAAGGAATCTGGAGCGCGAGATCGGCACCATCTGCCGCAAGGTGGCCCGCAAGGTGGCAGAGGGCGAGAAGCGCCATTTCACCATCAATGCCGCTGCTGTGGCCAAATATCTCGGCCCGCCCAAGTATCTTCGCGAAGAGGAGATGGAGAAAAATGAGATCGGCCTGGTCACCGGGCTTGCCTGGACCCCGGTGGGCGGCGAAGTCCTTTATGTCGAGGCTACCATCATGCAGGGCAAGGGTGGTCTTACCCTGACCGGCCAGCTGGGAGATGTTATGAAGGAGTCGGTCCAGGCCGCACTCTCCTGGATCCGGGCCAAGGAAAAGGAGCTTGGACTTGCCGAGGATTTTTTTCATACCACTGAGATTCACGTCCATGTGCCGGCTGGTGCGATCCCCAAGGACGGCCCGTCTGCCGGGATCACCATGGCGACGGCCCTGGTTTCGTCGCTGACCAAGATTCCGGTGCGTAAGGATGTGGCCATGACCGGCGAGATCACCCTGCGGGGCAAGGTGTTGCCGATAGGCGGCCTCAAAGAGAAGATTCTGGCAGCGGTCCGTGCCGGCGTCACTACTATTGTCATTCCTGAGCAGAATATGAAAGACCTGGAGGATGTGCCGAAAAACATCCTGAAAAAGGTCACCATTGTCCCGGCCAAAGTGATTGACGACGTGCTGAAGGTCGCCCTGGAAACCTGGCCGCCGCCTACGCCTAAACCTGCCAAGGTGCCGGCGCCTGCCGGCAAACCGGTGCGCCGCGCACCTCGGGCAGTGCCCCGGGGGACTGCTTGA